A window of Saccopteryx leptura isolate mSacLep1 chromosome 5, mSacLep1_pri_phased_curated, whole genome shotgun sequence contains these coding sequences:
- the SLC4A11 gene encoding solute carrier family 4 member 11 isoform X1 has protein sequence MSQPGRHEDAVGSPGYLRSDTDDTSETHEESLGEEAFETVNSSIVSGESIRLFVNVNLEVQPSHTAECELPDGCGLLHTSRKFMKLKDFKEEIRAHRDLDGFLARASIILDEAATSLDDVLRSMLLRVAHDPLCVELSCNLDLLMAMLFTDAGAPMEGTVHLLSDTIQGVTATVTGVQYQQSWLCIICTSKCLQKRHVCISRLDRPQNWGENSCEVRFVILVLAPPKMKSTKTATEVGRTFATMFLDIAFRQKLLRTHTEEQFKEALLHQSHLLSSESKAPTSKRKKYSKNSIYSQITPKSQSLQPRDFLAVGKGIREDFARRFPVYTLDFTDGIIGKNKAVGKYITTTLFLYFACLLPTIAFGSLNDENTAGAIGVQKTMAGQSIGGLLYALFSGQPLVVLLTTAPLALYIHVIRGICDDYQLDFDTFYAWTGLWNSFFLAVYALFNLSLIMSLFKRSTEEIIALFISMTFVLDAVKGTVKIFQKYYYGHGKHDADHSFAGKLLGLGPSLNTSFHAALNSSLLANLPEPISVSSPPAEHLGRDTAVLSLLIMLGTLWLGYTLYQFKKSPYLHPCMREILSDCALPISVLTFSLICSYGFQEIKMSKFPYSPSQSLFKIAKMDSLSLAAVGSAMGLGFLLSMLFFIEQNLVAALANAPENRLVKGTAYHWDLLLVAIINTGLSLFGMPWIHAAYPHSPLHVRALALVEERVEYGHIYETIVHVKETRLTTLGASILVGISLLLLPVPLQWIPKPVLYGLFLYIAFTSIDANQLFERLALLLKDQASYPPTHYIRRVPQRKIHYFTGLQVLQLLLLCAFGMCPLPYMKMIFPLIMIAMIPIRYKLLPRIIEAKYLDAMDDEH, from the exons TTGGGTCACCAGGCTACCTCAGGAGTGACACAGACGATACTTCCGAAACCCACGAGGAGAGCCTGGGGGAAGAGGCCTTCGAAACGGTCAACTCCTCCATTGTGTCCGGCGAGAGCATCCGCTTGTTTGTCAACGTCAACCTGGAGGTGCAGCCCAGCCACACTG CTGAGTGTGAACTGCCTGATGGCTGCGGGCTCCTCCATACCTCCCGCAAG TTCATGAAGTTAAAAGACTTCAAGGAAGAGATCCGCGCACACCGGGACCTGGACGGCTTCCTGGCACGGGCCAGCATCATCCTGGACGAGGCGGCCACCTCGCTGGACGACGTGCTGCGGTCCATGCTGCTCCGCGTCGCCCACGACCCCCTCTGCGTGGAGCTGAGCTGCAACCTGGACCTGCTCATGGCCATGCTCTTCACTGACGCCGGGGCCCCCATGGAGGGTACAG TCCATCTGCTGTCGGATACCATCCAAGGAGTCACTGCCACTGTCACGGGGGTGCAATACCAGCAGTCATGGCTCTGCATCAT CTGCACTTCCAAGTGCCTGCAGAAGCGGCACGTGTGCATCAGCCGCCTGGACCGCCCCCAGAACTGGGGTGAGAACTCCTGCGAGGTTCGCTTTGTCATCCTGGTGCTGGCCCCACCCAAGATG aaaagCACCAAGACGGCAACGGAGGTGGGGCGCACCTTCGCCACCATGTTCTTGGACATCGCCTTCCGCCAGAAACTGCTGAGGACCCACACGGAGGAGCAGTTCAAGGAGGCCCTGCTGCACCAGAGCCACCTGCTGTCCTCGGAGAGCAAGGCTCCGACgtccaagagaaagaaatacagcAAAAACTCCATCTACAGCCAGATAACCCCGAAG TCCCAGTCCCTGCAGCCCCGAGATTTTCTCGCGGTGGGAAAGGGCATCCGGGAGGACTTCGCCCGCCGGTTCCCAGTGTACACACTGGACTTCACAGATG GCATCATCGGGAAAAACAAGGCTGTGGGCAAGTACATCACCACCACCCTGTTCCTCTACTTCGCTTGCCTCCTGCCCACGATTGCTTTTGGGTCCCTCAACGATGAGAACACTGCCGGGGCCATCG GTGTCCAGAAGACCATGGCCGGGCAGAGCATTGGAGGCCTCTTGTACGCCCTCTTCTCTGGGCAGCCGCTGGTGGTCCTGCTGACGACCGCACCCCTGGCCCTGTACATCCACG TGATTCGTGGCATCTGTGATGACTACCAGCTGGACTTTGACACCTTCTACGCGTGGACGGGCCTGTGGAACAGCTTCTTCCTCGCAGTCTACGCCCTTTTCAACCTCAGCCTGATCATGAGTCTCTTCAAGAG GTCAACAGAAGAGATCATTGCCTTGTTCATCTCCATGACGTTCGTGCTGGATGCGGTCAAGGGCACGGTCAAAA TCTTCCAGAAGTACTACTACGGCCACGGGAAACACGACGCAGATCACAGTTTTGCCGGGAAGCTGCTGGGTCTCGGCCCCAGCCTCAACACCAGCTTCCACGCTGCCCTCAACTCCAGCCTCCTGGCCAACCTGCCGGAGCCGATCTCTGTGAGCAGCCCTCCCGCTGAGCACCTGGGCCGGGACACTGCTGTGCTCAGCCTCCTCATCATGCTGGGCACGCTCTGGCTGGGCTACACCCTCTACCAGTTCAAGAAGAG CCCCTACCTGCACCCTTGCATGCGGGAGATCCTGTCTGACTGTGCCTTGCCCATCTCGGTGCTCACCTTCTCCCTCATTTGCTCCTATGGCTTTCAGGAGATTAAGA TGAGCAAGTTCCCCTATAGCCCCAGCCAGAGCCTGTTTAAGATAGCAAAGATGGACTCGCTGTCCCTGGCCGCCGTCGGCAGCGCCATGGGCCTCGGCTTCCTGCTGTCCATGCTCTTCTTCATCGAGCAGAACCTGGTGGCCGCCTTGGCTAACGCGCCGGAAAACAG GCTGGTGAAGGGCACGGCCTACCACTGGGACCTCCTGCTCGTCGCCATCATCAACACGGGGCTGTCTCTGTTTGGGATGCCCTGGATCCACGCCGCCTACCCCCACTCCCCGCTGCACGTGCGGGCGCTGGCTCTGGTGGAGGAGCGGGTGGAGTACGGACACATTTACGAGAC GATCGTGCACGTGAAGGAGACGCGGCTGACCACCCTGGGCGCCAGCATCCTGGTGGGCATCTCCCTCCTGCTGCTGCCGGTCCCGCTGCAGTGGATCCCCAAGCCTGTGCTCTACGGCCTCTTCCTCTACATCGCCTTCACCTCCATCGACGCCAACCAGCTCTTTGAGCGTTTGGCCCTGCTGCTCAAGGACCAG GCCTCGTACCCGCCCACCCACTATATCCGGAGGGTGCCCCAGAGGAAGATACACTACTTCACTGGCCTGCAGgtcctgcagctgctgctgctctgtGCCTTCGGCATGTGCCCCCTGCCCTACATGAAGATGATCTTCCCCCTCATCATGATCGCCATGATCCCCATCCG CTACAAGCTGCTGCCCCGAATCATTGAAGCCAAATACTTGGACGCCATGGACGACGAGCACTAA
- the SLC4A11 gene encoding solute carrier family 4 member 11 isoform X2, with product MEGTVHLLSDTIQGVTATVTGVQYQQSWLCIICTSKCLQKRHVCISRLDRPQNWGENSCEVRFVILVLAPPKMKSTKTATEVGRTFATMFLDIAFRQKLLRTHTEEQFKEALLHQSHLLSSESKAPTSKRKKYSKNSIYSQITPKSQSLQPRDFLAVGKGIREDFARRFPVYTLDFTDGIIGKNKAVGKYITTTLFLYFACLLPTIAFGSLNDENTAGAIGVQKTMAGQSIGGLLYALFSGQPLVVLLTTAPLALYIHVIRGICDDYQLDFDTFYAWTGLWNSFFLAVYALFNLSLIMSLFKRSTEEIIALFISMTFVLDAVKGTVKIFQKYYYGHGKHDADHSFAGKLLGLGPSLNTSFHAALNSSLLANLPEPISVSSPPAEHLGRDTAVLSLLIMLGTLWLGYTLYQFKKSPYLHPCMREILSDCALPISVLTFSLICSYGFQEIKMSKFPYSPSQSLFKIAKMDSLSLAAVGSAMGLGFLLSMLFFIEQNLVAALANAPENRLVKGTAYHWDLLLVAIINTGLSLFGMPWIHAAYPHSPLHVRALALVEERVEYGHIYETIVHVKETRLTTLGASILVGISLLLLPVPLQWIPKPVLYGLFLYIAFTSIDANQLFERLALLLKDQASYPPTHYIRRVPQRKIHYFTGLQVLQLLLLCAFGMCPLPYMKMIFPLIMIAMIPIRYKLLPRIIEAKYLDAMDDEH from the exons ATGGAGGGTACAG TCCATCTGCTGTCGGATACCATCCAAGGAGTCACTGCCACTGTCACGGGGGTGCAATACCAGCAGTCATGGCTCTGCATCAT CTGCACTTCCAAGTGCCTGCAGAAGCGGCACGTGTGCATCAGCCGCCTGGACCGCCCCCAGAACTGGGGTGAGAACTCCTGCGAGGTTCGCTTTGTCATCCTGGTGCTGGCCCCACCCAAGATG aaaagCACCAAGACGGCAACGGAGGTGGGGCGCACCTTCGCCACCATGTTCTTGGACATCGCCTTCCGCCAGAAACTGCTGAGGACCCACACGGAGGAGCAGTTCAAGGAGGCCCTGCTGCACCAGAGCCACCTGCTGTCCTCGGAGAGCAAGGCTCCGACgtccaagagaaagaaatacagcAAAAACTCCATCTACAGCCAGATAACCCCGAAG TCCCAGTCCCTGCAGCCCCGAGATTTTCTCGCGGTGGGAAAGGGCATCCGGGAGGACTTCGCCCGCCGGTTCCCAGTGTACACACTGGACTTCACAGATG GCATCATCGGGAAAAACAAGGCTGTGGGCAAGTACATCACCACCACCCTGTTCCTCTACTTCGCTTGCCTCCTGCCCACGATTGCTTTTGGGTCCCTCAACGATGAGAACACTGCCGGGGCCATCG GTGTCCAGAAGACCATGGCCGGGCAGAGCATTGGAGGCCTCTTGTACGCCCTCTTCTCTGGGCAGCCGCTGGTGGTCCTGCTGACGACCGCACCCCTGGCCCTGTACATCCACG TGATTCGTGGCATCTGTGATGACTACCAGCTGGACTTTGACACCTTCTACGCGTGGACGGGCCTGTGGAACAGCTTCTTCCTCGCAGTCTACGCCCTTTTCAACCTCAGCCTGATCATGAGTCTCTTCAAGAG GTCAACAGAAGAGATCATTGCCTTGTTCATCTCCATGACGTTCGTGCTGGATGCGGTCAAGGGCACGGTCAAAA TCTTCCAGAAGTACTACTACGGCCACGGGAAACACGACGCAGATCACAGTTTTGCCGGGAAGCTGCTGGGTCTCGGCCCCAGCCTCAACACCAGCTTCCACGCTGCCCTCAACTCCAGCCTCCTGGCCAACCTGCCGGAGCCGATCTCTGTGAGCAGCCCTCCCGCTGAGCACCTGGGCCGGGACACTGCTGTGCTCAGCCTCCTCATCATGCTGGGCACGCTCTGGCTGGGCTACACCCTCTACCAGTTCAAGAAGAG CCCCTACCTGCACCCTTGCATGCGGGAGATCCTGTCTGACTGTGCCTTGCCCATCTCGGTGCTCACCTTCTCCCTCATTTGCTCCTATGGCTTTCAGGAGATTAAGA TGAGCAAGTTCCCCTATAGCCCCAGCCAGAGCCTGTTTAAGATAGCAAAGATGGACTCGCTGTCCCTGGCCGCCGTCGGCAGCGCCATGGGCCTCGGCTTCCTGCTGTCCATGCTCTTCTTCATCGAGCAGAACCTGGTGGCCGCCTTGGCTAACGCGCCGGAAAACAG GCTGGTGAAGGGCACGGCCTACCACTGGGACCTCCTGCTCGTCGCCATCATCAACACGGGGCTGTCTCTGTTTGGGATGCCCTGGATCCACGCCGCCTACCCCCACTCCCCGCTGCACGTGCGGGCGCTGGCTCTGGTGGAGGAGCGGGTGGAGTACGGACACATTTACGAGAC GATCGTGCACGTGAAGGAGACGCGGCTGACCACCCTGGGCGCCAGCATCCTGGTGGGCATCTCCCTCCTGCTGCTGCCGGTCCCGCTGCAGTGGATCCCCAAGCCTGTGCTCTACGGCCTCTTCCTCTACATCGCCTTCACCTCCATCGACGCCAACCAGCTCTTTGAGCGTTTGGCCCTGCTGCTCAAGGACCAG GCCTCGTACCCGCCCACCCACTATATCCGGAGGGTGCCCCAGAGGAAGATACACTACTTCACTGGCCTGCAGgtcctgcagctgctgctgctctgtGCCTTCGGCATGTGCCCCCTGCCCTACATGAAGATGATCTTCCCCCTCATCATGATCGCCATGATCCCCATCCG CTACAAGCTGCTGCCCCGAATCATTGAAGCCAAATACTTGGACGCCATGGACGACGAGCACTAA